A single region of the Vicia villosa cultivar HV-30 ecotype Madison, WI linkage group LG4, Vvil1.0, whole genome shotgun sequence genome encodes:
- the LOC131599184 gene encoding cell division cycle 20.1, cofactor of APC complex-like — MDSGSLSSPAIKSHSRFPLQEQFLQRKSSRENLDRFILNRSAMDFDYAYYMLTEGAKGKENPVACSPSREAYRKQLAESLNMNRTRILAFKNQPPTPVDLIPHDISSSTYQQDKTIKPRRVIPQVHYWILIGISCIFYLYQFG, encoded by the exons ATGGATTCAGGATCTTTGAGTTCTCCAGCCATCAAGTCTCATTCACGCTTTCCTCTCCAAGAACAATTTCTCCAGAGAAAAAGTTCCCGAGAGAAT TTGGACAGATTCATTCTGAATAGATCAGCGATGGATTTCGATTACGCGTACTACATGTTGACAGAAGGGGCTAAAGGTAAGGAAAATCCAGTTGCGTGCTCCCCTTCTAGAGAAGCTTACAGGAAGCAACTTGCAGAATCCTTGAATATGAACCGGACCAGAATTCTGGCTTTCAAGAACCAACCACCTACGCCAGTTGATTTGATCCCTCATGACATTTCTTCATCAACTTATCAACAAGATAAAACCATCAAGCCCAGACGTGTTATTCCTCAGGTGCATTACTGGATTTTGATTGGTATTTCAtgtatattttatctttatcaaTTTGGTTGA
- the LOC131597255 gene encoding L-Ala-D/L-amino acid epimerase-like has protein sequence MVYDADSCTNTRIEDCYIVFGDDYVAVKSGWDEYGIAYGIPTKQLVVRRLTCISPTSAVSSTVCEYNVRAGVEVAVIDAVVSSIRVPLRRLFGAEAAELASKYYKKGFKTLKLKVGKNLNADIEVLPAIRVAHPDCQFILDANEVYNSDESVEVLEKLHC, from the exons ATGGTTTATGACGCAGACTCCTGCACGAATACACGGATTGAGGATTGTTATATAGTGTTCGGGGATGACTATGTGGCTGTGAAGAGCGGTTGGGACGAGTATGGTATAGCTTATGGAATACCGACTAAGCAGCTGGTGGTTAGAAGACTCACTTGTATTTCTCCAACCAGTGCTGTTAGTTCTActgtttgtgaatacaat GTTAGGGCAGGAGTAGAGGTGGCAGTAATCGATGCTGTTGTGAGTAGTATTCGTGTGCCATTGAGGAGGCTTTTTGGTG CTGAAGCAGCTGAATTGGCTTCTAAGTACTATAAAAAAGGATTCAAAACCTTAAAGTTGAAAGTAGGAAAGAATCTGAATGCAGATATAGAAGTGCTTCCAGCCATACGTGTTGCTCACCCTGACTGTCAGTTTATTCTTGATGCTAACGAAGTGTATAACTCCGACGAATCAGTGGAAGTTCTCGAGAAATTACATTGTTAA